The following are encoded together in the Oreochromis niloticus isolate F11D_XX linkage group LG12, O_niloticus_UMD_NMBU, whole genome shotgun sequence genome:
- the smyd1b gene encoding histone-lysine N-methyltransferase SMYD1b isoform X3, translating to MVKHIFPLASPAQVPSLAERICHSCFRRQEKLQRCGQCKFAHYCDRTCQRAGWAEHKLECSAIKAYGKVPNENIRLVARIMWRLDKEGSTVSDMQLTTLDELEDHIADMPEDDLKELKVDIHNFLDYWPHNSKQHTIDDISHIFGVINCNGFSVSDQRGLQAVGVGLFPNLCLVNHDCWPNCTVILNHGNQSAVNTMFHSQRRIELRALGKIAEGEELTVAYVDFLNLSEERQRLLKTQYFFDCTCEHCKNRIKDDIKIGGREEDGVKPSEEQVKEATDYCFQMLEKMEKARLNGDYHEVVKICRECIEKTEPVLADTHIYLLRMWSTMSEVQAYLQYFDDAADYARKMVEGYMKLYHPNNAALGMAAMRAGVTHWQAGQIEVGHGMICKAYAILMITHGPIHPITKDLDAMRIQTEMELRMFKQNEYVYHSMREAALKNKPMTMMHEPKSVEEGIKNLFHRRK from the exons atggtgaagcatatcttccctttggcttcacctgcacaagtgccaag TCTAGCAGAGCGTATTTGCCACAGCTGTTTCCGAAGACAAGAGAAGCTTCAGCGGTGCGGCCAGTGTAAATTTGCACATTACTGTGACCGAACCTGCCAGCGTGCAGGCTGGGCAGAGCACAAGCTAGAATGCAGCGCCATCAAAGCTTATGGCAAAGTACCAAATGAGAACATCCG TCTGGTGGCCCGCATTATGTGGCGCCTCGACAAGGAGGGGAGCACAGTGTCTGACATGCAGCTGACCACGCTGGACGAGCTGGAGGACCACATTGCCGACATGCCAGAGGACGACTTGAAGGAGCTGAAAGTGGACATTCACAACTTCCTGGACTACTGGCCCCATAATAGCAAACAGCACACAATTGATGATATCTCACACATATTTGGAGTG ATCAACTGTAACGGCTTCAGCGTGAGTGACCAGAGGGGTCTCCAGGCAGTAGGAGTTGGTCTTTTCCCCAACTTGTGTCTAGTGAACCATGACTGCTGGCCCAACTGCACCGTAATCCTCAACCACGGCAA TCAATCGGCTGTGAATACTATGTTTCATTCTCAACGGAG GATCGAGCTGCGTGCTTTGGGTAAGATTGCAGAAGGCGAGGAGCTGACAGTCGCCTATGTGGACTTCTTGAATTTGTCAGAGGAGCGACAGAGGCTGCTGAAAACACAATATTTCTTTGACTGCAcgtgtgaacactgcaagaacCGAATCAAAGATGACATCAAGATTGGGGGAAGGGAAGAGGACGGAGTCAAG CCTTCAGAGGAACAAGTGAAAGAGGCCACAGATTATTGCTTTCAGATGCTAGAGAAGATGGAGAAGGCTCGATTAAATGGTGACTACCATGAG GTTGTGAAAATCTGCAGGGAGTGCATTGAGAAGACAGAGCCGGTTCTGGCAGACACTCACATCTACCTGTTGAGGATGTGGAGCACAATGAGCGAGGTTCAAGCTTACCTGCAGTACTTTGATGATGCTGCAGATTACGCCCGCAAGATGGTGGAGGGATACAT GAAGCTGTACCACCCGAACAACGCTGCTCTTGGCATGGCTGCCATGAGAGCAGGAGTGACCCACTGGCAGGCTGGGCAGATTGAGGTTGGACATGGGATGATCTGCAAGGCCTACGCCATTCTCATGATTACCCATGGCCCAATACATCCCATCACTAAGGACCTTGAT GCGATGCGCATTCAGACAGAGATGGAGCTGAGGATGTTCAAACAGAATGAGTATGTTTATCACAGTATGAGAGAGGCAGCTCTGAAGAACAAACCCATGACCATGATGCACGAGCCCAAGTCTGTGGAGGAGGGAATCAAAAATCTCTTCCACCGGAGGAAGTGA
- the LOC100709431 gene encoding fatty acid-binding protein, liver-type, with protein sequence MSFSGKYQLESQENFEPFMKAVGLSDEIIQKIKDLKSISEIEENGDTFKVTITTGSNAIVSNFTIGQEAELLSPTGEKVKGVVQREGNKLKTTLKNIVSVTELVDANTLISTLTIGNIVHKRTSKRI encoded by the exons ATGTCTTTCTCTGGAAAATACCAGCTTGAGTCTCAGGAGAACTTCGAGCCTTTCATGAAGGCTGTTG GTTTGTCTGATGAGATCATTCAGAAAATCAAAGATCTTAAGAGCATCTCTGAGATCGAGGAGAATGGTGACACCTTCAAAGTGACAATCACAACCGGCTCAAATGCCATCGTCAGCAATTTCACTATCGGACAGGAGGCTGAACTACTGTCGCCCACTGGAGAGAAAGTCAAG GGGGTGGTTCAGCGTGAAGGCAATAAGCTGAAGACCACCCTGAAGAACATCGTGTCAGTCACGGAACTGGTGGATGCAAACACACTAATTTCA ACACTGACTATTGGGAACATTGTACACAAGAGGACAAGCAAACGCATCTAA
- the smyd1b gene encoding histone-lysine N-methyltransferase SMYD1b isoform X2 — METVAIFDSPGKGRGLKATKEFWAGDVIFSEASIAAVVFDSLAERICHSCFRRQEKLQRCGQCKFAHYCDRTCQRAGWAEHKLECSAIKAYGKVPNENIRLVARIMWRLDKEGSTVSDMQLTTLDELEDHIADMPEDDLKELKVDIHNFLDYWPHNSKQHTIDDISHIFGVINCNGFSVSDQRGLQAVGVGLFPNLCLVNHDCWPNCTVILNHGKIELRALGKIAEGEELTVAYVDFLNLSEERQRLLKTQYFFDCTCEHCKNRIKDDIKIGGREEDGVKPSEEQVKEATDYCFQMLEKMEKARLNGDYHEVVKICRECIEKTEPVLADTHIYLLRMWSTMSEVQAYLQYFDDAADYARKMVEGYMKLYHPNNAALGMAAMRAGVTHWQAGQIEVGHGMICKAYAILMITHGPIHPITKDLDAMRIQTEMELRMFKQNEYVYHSMREAALKNKPMTMMHEPKSVEEGIKNLFHRRK; from the exons ATGGAGACTGTGGCAATATTTGACTCACCTGGGAAGGGGAGAGGGTTAAAGGCAACAAAGGAGTTTTGGGCAGGAGATGTAATTTTTTCTGAGGCCAGTATTGCAGCTGTTGTCTTTGACAG TCTAGCAGAGCGTATTTGCCACAGCTGTTTCCGAAGACAAGAGAAGCTTCAGCGGTGCGGCCAGTGTAAATTTGCACATTACTGTGACCGAACCTGCCAGCGTGCAGGCTGGGCAGAGCACAAGCTAGAATGCAGCGCCATCAAAGCTTATGGCAAAGTACCAAATGAGAACATCCG TCTGGTGGCCCGCATTATGTGGCGCCTCGACAAGGAGGGGAGCACAGTGTCTGACATGCAGCTGACCACGCTGGACGAGCTGGAGGACCACATTGCCGACATGCCAGAGGACGACTTGAAGGAGCTGAAAGTGGACATTCACAACTTCCTGGACTACTGGCCCCATAATAGCAAACAGCACACAATTGATGATATCTCACACATATTTGGAGTG ATCAACTGTAACGGCTTCAGCGTGAGTGACCAGAGGGGTCTCCAGGCAGTAGGAGTTGGTCTTTTCCCCAACTTGTGTCTAGTGAACCATGACTGCTGGCCCAACTGCACCGTAATCCTCAACCACGGCAA GATCGAGCTGCGTGCTTTGGGTAAGATTGCAGAAGGCGAGGAGCTGACAGTCGCCTATGTGGACTTCTTGAATTTGTCAGAGGAGCGACAGAGGCTGCTGAAAACACAATATTTCTTTGACTGCAcgtgtgaacactgcaagaacCGAATCAAAGATGACATCAAGATTGGGGGAAGGGAAGAGGACGGAGTCAAG CCTTCAGAGGAACAAGTGAAAGAGGCCACAGATTATTGCTTTCAGATGCTAGAGAAGATGGAGAAGGCTCGATTAAATGGTGACTACCATGAG GTTGTGAAAATCTGCAGGGAGTGCATTGAGAAGACAGAGCCGGTTCTGGCAGACACTCACATCTACCTGTTGAGGATGTGGAGCACAATGAGCGAGGTTCAAGCTTACCTGCAGTACTTTGATGATGCTGCAGATTACGCCCGCAAGATGGTGGAGGGATACAT GAAGCTGTACCACCCGAACAACGCTGCTCTTGGCATGGCTGCCATGAGAGCAGGAGTGACCCACTGGCAGGCTGGGCAGATTGAGGTTGGACATGGGATGATCTGCAAGGCCTACGCCATTCTCATGATTACCCATGGCCCAATACATCCCATCACTAAGGACCTTGAT GCGATGCGCATTCAGACAGAGATGGAGCTGAGGATGTTCAAACAGAATGAGTATGTTTATCACAGTATGAGAGAGGCAGCTCTGAAGAACAAACCCATGACCATGATGCACGAGCCCAAGTCTGTGGAGGAGGGAATCAAAAATCTCTTCCACCGGAGGAAGTGA
- the smyd1b gene encoding histone-lysine N-methyltransferase SMYD1b isoform X1, with the protein METVAIFDSPGKGRGLKATKEFWAGDVIFSEASIAAVVFDSLAERICHSCFRRQEKLQRCGQCKFAHYCDRTCQRAGWAEHKLECSAIKAYGKVPNENIRLVARIMWRLDKEGSTVSDMQLTTLDELEDHIADMPEDDLKELKVDIHNFLDYWPHNSKQHTIDDISHIFGVINCNGFSVSDQRGLQAVGVGLFPNLCLVNHDCWPNCTVILNHGNQSAVNTMFHSQRRIELRALGKIAEGEELTVAYVDFLNLSEERQRLLKTQYFFDCTCEHCKNRIKDDIKIGGREEDGVKPSEEQVKEATDYCFQMLEKMEKARLNGDYHEVVKICRECIEKTEPVLADTHIYLLRMWSTMSEVQAYLQYFDDAADYARKMVEGYMKLYHPNNAALGMAAMRAGVTHWQAGQIEVGHGMICKAYAILMITHGPIHPITKDLDAMRIQTEMELRMFKQNEYVYHSMREAALKNKPMTMMHEPKSVEEGIKNLFHRRK; encoded by the exons ATGGAGACTGTGGCAATATTTGACTCACCTGGGAAGGGGAGAGGGTTAAAGGCAACAAAGGAGTTTTGGGCAGGAGATGTAATTTTTTCTGAGGCCAGTATTGCAGCTGTTGTCTTTGACAG TCTAGCAGAGCGTATTTGCCACAGCTGTTTCCGAAGACAAGAGAAGCTTCAGCGGTGCGGCCAGTGTAAATTTGCACATTACTGTGACCGAACCTGCCAGCGTGCAGGCTGGGCAGAGCACAAGCTAGAATGCAGCGCCATCAAAGCTTATGGCAAAGTACCAAATGAGAACATCCG TCTGGTGGCCCGCATTATGTGGCGCCTCGACAAGGAGGGGAGCACAGTGTCTGACATGCAGCTGACCACGCTGGACGAGCTGGAGGACCACATTGCCGACATGCCAGAGGACGACTTGAAGGAGCTGAAAGTGGACATTCACAACTTCCTGGACTACTGGCCCCATAATAGCAAACAGCACACAATTGATGATATCTCACACATATTTGGAGTG ATCAACTGTAACGGCTTCAGCGTGAGTGACCAGAGGGGTCTCCAGGCAGTAGGAGTTGGTCTTTTCCCCAACTTGTGTCTAGTGAACCATGACTGCTGGCCCAACTGCACCGTAATCCTCAACCACGGCAA TCAATCGGCTGTGAATACTATGTTTCATTCTCAACGGAG GATCGAGCTGCGTGCTTTGGGTAAGATTGCAGAAGGCGAGGAGCTGACAGTCGCCTATGTGGACTTCTTGAATTTGTCAGAGGAGCGACAGAGGCTGCTGAAAACACAATATTTCTTTGACTGCAcgtgtgaacactgcaagaacCGAATCAAAGATGACATCAAGATTGGGGGAAGGGAAGAGGACGGAGTCAAG CCTTCAGAGGAACAAGTGAAAGAGGCCACAGATTATTGCTTTCAGATGCTAGAGAAGATGGAGAAGGCTCGATTAAATGGTGACTACCATGAG GTTGTGAAAATCTGCAGGGAGTGCATTGAGAAGACAGAGCCGGTTCTGGCAGACACTCACATCTACCTGTTGAGGATGTGGAGCACAATGAGCGAGGTTCAAGCTTACCTGCAGTACTTTGATGATGCTGCAGATTACGCCCGCAAGATGGTGGAGGGATACAT GAAGCTGTACCACCCGAACAACGCTGCTCTTGGCATGGCTGCCATGAGAGCAGGAGTGACCCACTGGCAGGCTGGGCAGATTGAGGTTGGACATGGGATGATCTGCAAGGCCTACGCCATTCTCATGATTACCCATGGCCCAATACATCCCATCACTAAGGACCTTGAT GCGATGCGCATTCAGACAGAGATGGAGCTGAGGATGTTCAAACAGAATGAGTATGTTTATCACAGTATGAGAGAGGCAGCTCTGAAGAACAAACCCATGACCATGATGCACGAGCCCAAGTCTGTGGAGGAGGGAATCAAAAATCTCTTCCACCGGAGGAAGTGA
- the LOC100709702 gene encoding isotocin-neurophysin IT 1 — protein MTGAAVSVCLLFLLSVCSACYISNCPIGGKRSIMDAPLRKCMSCGPGDRGRCFGPSICCGEGLGCLLGSPETAHCVEENYLLTPCQAGGRACGSEGGRCAASGLCCDAESCATDQSCLIEEEGDEQTSQFDGSDPGDIILRLLHLAGHSSPHRVHQ, from the exons ATGACCGGagctgctgtgtctgtgtgcctgCTTTTTCTCCTGTCTGTATGTTCAGCGTGTTACATCTCCAACTGCCCTATTGGAGGAAAGAGGTCCATAATGGATGCACCACTGCGCAAG TGCATGTCATGTGGCCCCGGAGACAGAGGCCGCTGCTTCGGGCCAAGTATCTGCTGCGGGGAAGGTCTTGGTTGCCTGCTCGGCTCCCCGGAAACAGCTCACTGTGTGGAGGAGAACTACCTGCTCACCCCCTGCCAGGCAGGAGGGAGAGCCTGCGGTTCTGAAGGAGGACGCTGCGCTGCTTcaggactctgctgtgatgcAG AGAGCTGCGCCACAGATCAATCCTGCCTTATCGAGGAGGAAGGAGATGAACAAACCAGCCAGTTCGATGGCAGCGACCCCGGTGACATCATCCTCAGGCTCCTGCATTTGGCTGGCCACAGTTCTCCTCATCGAGTCCACCAATGA